In Bacteroidota bacterium, one DNA window encodes the following:
- the aroC gene encoding chorismate synthase encodes MATLRILTAGESHGEALIGIVEGLPSGLSLVADRDIDPVLAERQKGYGRSHRQTIESDKAEILSGVRFGVTTGAPIAVRIKNKDWKNWTEKMSVTPTETDVARVTVPRPGHADLAGAIKYDHTDDLRNVLERASARETAMRVALGAVCSKLLSEVGIGSVSFVRSIGPVVVDEHRRPASVDDLRSTVSSSAVRMFDAAATESACALIDQAKKDGDTLGGIVQTEFYGLPIGIGSHVQWDRKLDGLLAQSVMSIQAVKAVEIGDGISLAMNPGSADHDEILLQDGRLTRASNHAGGLEGGMTNGMPLIVRAAMKPISTLMRPLRSVDLSSGEPVAAHIERSDVCAVPALAIIVEQVVATTLAAAILDTFGGDTLAELQQRIDARRAKEVRRS; translated from the coding sequence ATGGCCACGCTCCGCATACTGACCGCAGGCGAGTCGCACGGCGAGGCGCTTATTGGCATCGTCGAGGGGCTGCCATCTGGGCTGTCGCTCGTGGCAGATCGTGACATCGATCCTGTACTTGCCGAGCGTCAGAAGGGCTACGGCCGCTCACACAGGCAAACGATCGAATCCGACAAGGCGGAAATACTCAGCGGCGTTCGCTTTGGCGTTACGACAGGTGCACCGATCGCCGTTCGCATCAAGAACAAAGATTGGAAGAATTGGACAGAGAAAATGTCCGTCACTCCGACTGAGACTGACGTCGCTCGAGTGACCGTTCCTCGCCCCGGCCATGCGGATCTTGCCGGTGCCATCAAGTACGATCACACTGATGATCTGAGAAACGTCCTCGAACGAGCGAGTGCACGCGAAACCGCGATGAGAGTGGCGCTCGGTGCCGTGTGTTCGAAGCTTCTTTCGGAAGTCGGCATCGGTTCTGTGTCATTCGTGCGTTCTATCGGACCAGTTGTTGTTGACGAACACAGGCGACCGGCATCAGTCGATGACCTGCGTTCGACGGTTTCGTCATCGGCCGTCAGGATGTTCGATGCGGCCGCGACGGAATCCGCATGCGCGTTGATCGACCAAGCAAAGAAGGATGGCGACACCCTCGGCGGCATCGTACAGACCGAGTTCTACGGTCTGCCGATCGGTATTGGGAGCCACGTCCAGTGGGATCGCAAGCTCGACGGGCTACTCGCGCAGTCGGTGATGAGCATTCAGGCAGTGAAGGCTGTGGAGATCGGAGACGGCATCTCGCTGGCGATGAACCCCGGGTCTGCAGACCACGATGAGATCCTATTGCAAGATGGCAGACTTACTCGAGCGTCGAATCACGCAGGCGGGCTTGAAGGGGGAATGACCAACGGCATGCCACTCATCGTTCGTGCGGCGATGAAGCCGATCTCGACGCTGATGCGTCCGCTGCGCTCGGTCGATCTTTCAAGTGGTGAGCCCGTGGCCGCCCATATCGAACGCAGTGACGTGTGTGCGGTGCCCGCACTCGCGATCATTGTGGAACAGGTCGTTGCTACCACCCTTGCTGCCGCCATCCTCGACACATTCGGCGGCGACACCCTCGCTGAGTTACAGCAGCGAATCGATGCACGCCGGGCGAAGGAGGTGCGGAGATCGTGA
- the aroA gene encoding 3-phosphoshikimate 1-carboxyvinyltransferase produces MATASIRTDESVAEHSAERLICAVPQDKSILHRILVIASLSQSTVAVPTNAPIADDVQTTLKALRQLGVHIELSDAEIVIHGVGVRGLSTPDQPINCENSGTTARLLMGVLAGQSFDSTLIGDASLSRRPMQRLANILNDHLGAQIACSDEGTMPVRITGRELHDAHITLPVASAQMKSALLLAGLVAGGAVRIEEPAQSRDHTERMLSALGIDITREEGRAGIRKSSSIIAPNSFEYSVPGDLSSAAFFVVAAAILRLDVEIKNVGLNPTRTAFLDVLTDAGVPIFFSDVCEVHGERWGTISINARAAQSYKPIGIGADVFANLQDEIPILAVFAMFAGGTSSISGAAELRRKESDRIAALVENISKFGTPVREREDGLEIDGRTEFVPRQCQIDAFGDHRIAMAMAVAALRAPGEVTIPDASVVSISFPTFFAELTRIAAAAGKTITIT; encoded by the coding sequence ATGGCAACAGCATCCATCCGAACCGATGAATCGGTCGCTGAGCATTCGGCTGAGCGGCTGATCTGTGCTGTGCCGCAGGACAAGTCAATCTTGCACCGCATTCTCGTCATCGCTTCCCTCTCGCAGAGCACTGTGGCGGTCCCGACCAATGCGCCGATTGCCGATGACGTTCAAACCACGCTAAAGGCTCTGCGGCAGCTTGGTGTACACATCGAACTGTCTGATGCGGAAATTGTCATCCATGGAGTAGGGGTTCGCGGTTTGAGTACGCCCGACCAACCGATCAACTGCGAGAACTCCGGCACGACAGCACGGCTACTGATGGGTGTCCTTGCAGGACAATCGTTCGATAGCACACTAATCGGTGATGCATCTCTTTCGCGAAGACCGATGCAGCGGCTCGCGAATATCCTCAACGACCATCTTGGTGCACAGATCGCCTGTTCGGATGAAGGTACGATGCCTGTGCGGATCACGGGGAGAGAACTTCATGATGCGCACATAACCCTACCCGTCGCTTCGGCACAGATGAAGTCGGCGTTGTTATTGGCCGGCCTTGTCGCCGGGGGTGCGGTGCGGATAGAGGAGCCCGCCCAAAGTCGCGACCATACCGAACGAATGTTGAGTGCTCTCGGGATTGACATCACTCGAGAAGAGGGCAGGGCAGGAATACGCAAAAGTAGCTCCATCATTGCTCCGAACTCGTTCGAGTATTCGGTCCCAGGGGACCTCTCAAGCGCTGCGTTCTTCGTCGTTGCGGCAGCGATCCTCCGTCTCGACGTCGAGATCAAGAACGTGGGGCTGAACCCAACACGGACGGCATTTCTCGATGTGCTCACGGATGCCGGTGTGCCGATCTTCTTCAGTGACGTGTGTGAAGTTCATGGCGAACGATGGGGGACGATATCCATTAACGCTCGTGCCGCTCAATCGTACAAGCCGATCGGGATTGGTGCTGATGTGTTTGCAAATCTCCAAGATGAGATTCCGATCCTTGCTGTCTTTGCGATGTTCGCTGGTGGAACGAGTAGCATCTCCGGTGCCGCAGAGCTACGACGCAAGGAAAGCGACCGGATCGCGGCGCTTGTCGAAAACATATCGAAATTCGGTACACCGGTCAGAGAGCGAGAAGACGGGCTCGAGATCGACGGCCGAACCGAATTTGTACCGCGTCAGTGTCAGATCGATGCGTTCGGCGATCATCGTATTGCGATGGCGATGGCGGTGGCCGCACTTCGCGCCCCGGGCGAGGTAACCATTCCGGACGCATCCGTTGTTTCCATCTCTTTCCCTACGTTCTTTGCCGAACTCACGCGGATCGCCGCGGCCGCCGGCAAGACGATAACGATAACATGA
- the gcvP gene encoding aminomethyl-transferring glycine dehydrogenase, which produces MNTAITRFEAFSNRHLGPSHEEQDLMLQMMGVSSVDELIDQTIPASIRLKQPMSRLTARTEVEFLQDLRAIASKNKIFKSYIGMGFYNTITPTVILRNLMENPGWYTQYTPYQAEIAQGRLESLLNFQTMVMDLTGMEIANASLLDEATAAGEAMHLMYAQRSQELVKRNAEKLFVSDKLFPQTIDVIRTRTAPLDIEVIVADPTEFAKNWDDAVFGAIIQYPDSNGTVSDPRAFIETAHAHGALVSVATDLLALVLLTPPGELGADIVFGLAQRFGVPLGYGGPHAAFFASRESFKRQMPGRIIGVSIDSHGKPALRMALQTREQHIKRDKATSNICTAQALLANMAAMYGVYHGPAGLTTIAQRVHSLTVLLAKALEASKYPIADGAYFDTIKVSVPNVDAIRTAALKQEMNFRYFDGAVGISLDETTTVEDVKAIVEIFAAANKTTAAAIGFEALANGDLNAIPTALRRSSKFMTHPVFNSHHSETEMLRYLKQLENKDLSLAHSMIALGSCTMKLNATSEMIPVTWPEFGAIHPFVPRDQAQGYTEVFESLEKALRDITGFDAVSLQPNSGAQGEYAGLLVIKAYHESRGQGHRNVCIIPASAHGTNPASAVMAGMKVVVSKTDGNGNIDMDDLRAKVEEHKNDLSAFMVTYPSTHGVFEETIVEICELIHSHGGQVYMDGANMNAQVGLTSPKTIGADVCHLNLHKTFCIPHGGGGPGMGPICVAAHLAPFLPGHTVVDLGGEHRTHAVSEAPWGSASILLISWAYIAMMGYDGLTDATKIAILNANYIKTRLEKHFPIVYQGKQGRVAHEMIVDMRQFKHSVGIEVEDIAKRLIDYGFHAPTVSFPVAGTLMIEPTESESLHEIDRFCDALISIKKEIEEIAAGTADKEDNVLKNSPHTMESVIADEWKHAYSREKAAYPAHWLRSNKFWAPVGRVNGAYGDRTLVCSCPPIEEYSEAA; this is translated from the coding sequence ATGAATACAGCCATTACCCGTTTCGAAGCTTTTTCTAACCGCCACCTTGGCCCCTCTCACGAAGAACAGGATCTGATGCTCCAAATGATGGGAGTCTCGTCGGTTGACGAATTGATCGACCAGACGATCCCGGCCTCGATCCGTTTGAAACAACCGATGAGTCGTCTTACGGCTCGCACCGAGGTCGAATTCCTTCAGGACCTTCGTGCGATCGCTTCGAAGAATAAGATCTTTAAGTCGTACATCGGGATGGGGTTTTATAATACAATCACCCCGACGGTTATCCTGAGAAATCTCATGGAGAATCCGGGCTGGTACACGCAGTACACGCCGTATCAGGCAGAGATCGCACAGGGCCGACTCGAGTCGTTGCTGAATTTCCAAACGATGGTCATGGATCTGACCGGCATGGAGATTGCCAACGCATCGTTGCTGGACGAAGCGACGGCTGCCGGCGAAGCGATGCATCTGATGTATGCACAGCGCTCGCAAGAACTTGTCAAACGCAACGCGGAGAAGCTGTTCGTCAGTGACAAGCTCTTCCCACAGACCATCGATGTCATTCGTACGCGCACGGCGCCGCTTGACATTGAAGTGATCGTCGCTGATCCGACGGAATTCGCAAAGAACTGGGACGATGCTGTCTTTGGCGCAATCATTCAATACCCGGATTCGAACGGTACTGTTAGTGATCCGCGTGCGTTTATTGAAACGGCTCATGCACATGGCGCACTCGTGAGCGTCGCCACCGATCTGCTGGCTCTCGTACTGCTCACGCCCCCGGGCGAGCTTGGCGCCGACATTGTCTTCGGTCTTGCACAACGGTTCGGCGTACCCCTCGGGTATGGCGGTCCTCATGCGGCCTTCTTTGCTTCGCGTGAATCGTTCAAGCGTCAGATGCCGGGCCGCATCATCGGCGTCTCTATCGATTCTCATGGCAAGCCTGCACTCCGTATGGCGCTACAGACTCGTGAGCAGCATATCAAGCGAGACAAAGCCACCAGCAACATTTGTACAGCTCAGGCATTGCTGGCAAACATGGCGGCGATGTACGGCGTGTATCATGGACCTGCGGGACTGACAACGATTGCACAGCGAGTGCACTCGCTGACCGTGCTGCTGGCGAAAGCGTTGGAGGCTTCTAAATATCCAATCGCCGATGGTGCATACTTCGATACAATCAAGGTATCGGTACCGAACGTTGATGCGATCCGTACTGCCGCGCTGAAGCAAGAAATGAACTTCCGCTATTTCGATGGCGCCGTCGGTATCTCGCTCGACGAAACAACCACGGTAGAAGACGTCAAAGCGATCGTCGAGATCTTTGCCGCCGCGAACAAGACGACGGCTGCTGCGATCGGCTTCGAGGCCCTTGCCAACGGCGACCTCAATGCCATTCCTACTGCATTGCGCCGCAGTTCCAAGTTCATGACGCATCCCGTCTTCAATAGCCATCACTCCGAGACGGAGATGTTGCGGTACCTGAAGCAGCTCGAGAACAAAGACCTTTCTCTCGCTCACTCGATGATCGCGCTCGGGTCGTGCACGATGAAGCTCAACGCAACGTCGGAGATGATCCCGGTGACGTGGCCCGAATTCGGCGCGATCCATCCGTTCGTGCCGCGTGACCAGGCCCAGGGTTACACGGAAGTCTTCGAATCGCTCGAGAAAGCGCTTCGCGATATTACCGGCTTTGACGCTGTCTCGCTCCAGCCTAACTCAGGTGCCCAAGGCGAGTATGCAGGCTTGCTCGTCATCAAGGCATATCATGAGTCACGAGGCCAGGGACATCGAAACGTCTGTATCATTCCTGCGTCGGCGCACGGCACTAACCCCGCCAGCGCAGTGATGGCAGGCATGAAGGTCGTTGTCTCGAAGACCGATGGGAACGGCAATATCGATATGGACGATCTTCGGGCGAAGGTCGAGGAGCACAAGAACGATCTCTCTGCTTTCATGGTCACGTACCCGTCGACCCATGGCGTGTTCGAAGAGACGATCGTCGAGATCTGCGAGCTTATCCATTCGCATGGTGGGCAAGTGTATATGGATGGCGCGAACATGAATGCACAGGTCGGTCTGACAAGTCCGAAGACAATCGGCGCAGACGTATGCCATCTGAACCTCCACAAGACATTCTGCATCCCGCATGGCGGTGGCGGACCGGGCATGGGACCGATCTGCGTTGCCGCTCACCTCGCGCCGTTCCTGCCCGGCCACACTGTGGTCGATCTTGGCGGTGAACATCGTACGCATGCTGTGAGCGAAGCACCGTGGGGAAGCGCGAGTATCTTGCTCATCTCATGGGCCTACATTGCGATGATGGGCTATGATGGACTGACCGATGCGACCAAGATCGCCATCCTCAACGCAAACTACATCAAGACTCGATTGGAGAAGCATTTCCCGATCGTGTATCAGGGCAAACAAGGACGCGTGGCTCATGAGATGATCGTGGACATGCGTCAGTTCAAGCATTCGGTCGGCATAGAAGTTGAGGATATCGCAAAGCGACTCATCGACTACGGTTTCCATGCGCCAACCGTTTCCTTCCCGGTCGCCGGGACACTCATGATCGAGCCGACGGAGAGCGAGTCGCTGCATGAGATCGACCGCTTCTGCGATGCGCTTATCTCGATCAAGAAGGAGATCGAGGAGATAGCAGCGGGTACGGCTGACAAGGAGGACAACGTTCTGAAGAATTCGCCGCACACGATGGAGTCGGTGATCGCCGATGAGTGGAAGCACGCATACTCGCGCGAGAAGGCTGCCTATCCTGCACATTGGCTCCGATCCAACAAGTTCTGGGCGCCGGTTGGGCGTGTGAACGGGGCATACGGCGATCGTACGCTTGTCTGTAGCTGCCCGCCCATCGAGGAATACAGCGAGGCGGCATAA
- a CDS encoding nucleoside deaminase: MESNPFAQPHEYWMRLALREAGRALEADEVPIGCVIVQNGKVIAKGHNQTEQLLDPTAHAEIIAITSACATIENKFLTDCTLYVTLEPCPMCAGAIVNSRVGRVIFGAYDPKAGSCGTLFTITEDERLNHRAPTLGGVLDGECGAILKEYFLKKRKASDKMK, translated from the coding sequence ATGGAATCCAACCCGTTCGCACAACCACATGAGTATTGGATGCGCCTTGCGCTGCGAGAGGCGGGGCGTGCGTTAGAAGCAGATGAAGTACCTATCGGCTGCGTTATCGTACAGAACGGGAAGGTCATCGCGAAAGGTCATAATCAAACAGAGCAATTACTCGACCCAACTGCGCATGCTGAGATTATCGCCATCACGTCCGCATGTGCAACCATAGAGAATAAGTTCTTGACCGACTGCACTCTCTACGTCACACTTGAACCCTGTCCGATGTGTGCTGGGGCGATCGTAAACTCCAGAGTTGGGCGTGTAATCTTCGGGGCATACGACCCCAAAGCCGGATCGTGCGGAACACTCTTTACCATTACGGAGGATGAACGGCTAAACCACCGTGCGCCAACACTCGGTGGTGTCCTTGACGGCGAGTGCGGTGCTATTCTGAAAGAGTATTTCCTAAAGAAACGAAAAGCGTCAGACAAGATGAAATAA